One genomic region from Phycisphaeraceae bacterium encodes:
- a CDS encoding TraR/DksA family transcriptional regulator → MKGQKKAAGKVAGKKAAKKAAKKIAKKAGKKAAKKAVKKASKKAAKKAVKKVARKTTKAPAKTVAGKAPATKAGKAVDAVKKPEAAAKAAPPSAAPVDAKGGRKGITVVDEKTTKKRKPAAVSTARRPEGTQLLGPGSPVRKPLIPSGPSAPPPYDPLKPIADGKKPKSPLNKRDTEKFRQILLTKRSALVGDVSQLEHEALRGRSGDLSKTPQHIAEQGTDSAEQTLSLDLAAADRKLIKEIDDALSRIDEGRFGLCELTGRAIRLERLRELPWARFSIDAARELERRSYTGRWTP, encoded by the coding sequence GTGAAGGGTCAGAAGAAGGCTGCCGGGAAAGTAGCGGGCAAGAAGGCTGCGAAGAAGGCTGCGAAGAAGATTGCCAAGAAGGCGGGGAAAAAGGCAGCGAAAAAAGCCGTGAAGAAGGCGAGCAAGAAAGCGGCCAAGAAGGCTGTGAAAAAGGTTGCTCGCAAGACAACCAAAGCGCCAGCCAAGACGGTGGCGGGCAAGGCTCCGGCGACGAAGGCGGGCAAGGCAGTTGACGCTGTGAAGAAGCCTGAGGCTGCGGCCAAGGCTGCCCCACCATCGGCTGCGCCGGTTGACGCCAAGGGCGGGCGCAAGGGCATTACGGTGGTGGACGAGAAGACGACGAAGAAGCGCAAGCCGGCAGCGGTGAGCACGGCGCGGCGTCCGGAAGGGACGCAGTTGCTTGGTCCGGGATCTCCGGTGCGCAAGCCGTTGATCCCTTCGGGGCCTTCGGCTCCTCCGCCTTATGACCCGCTCAAGCCGATTGCGGACGGGAAGAAGCCCAAGAGCCCGCTGAACAAGCGGGACACGGAGAAGTTCCGCCAGATTCTGCTGACGAAGCGGAGTGCGCTGGTGGGCGATGTTTCGCAGTTGGAGCATGAGGCCCTGCGTGGGCGATCGGGCGATTTGAGCAAGACGCCGCAGCACATTGCGGAGCAGGGGACGGATTCGGCGGAGCAGACGCTATCGCTGGATCTTGCGGCTGCGGACAGGAAGTTGATCAAGGAAATCGACGACGCGTTGTCGCGGATCGATGAGGGCCGGTTTGGGCTGTGCGAGTTGACTGGTCGTGCGATTCGGCTGGAGCGGTTGCGTGAGCTTCCATGGGCGCGGTTTTCGATTGATGCTGCGCGCGAGCTTGAGCGGCGTTCGTACACCGGCCGCTGGACGCCGTGA
- the proC gene encoding pyrroline-5-carboxylate reductase, translating to MHTYLAIIGGGTMAQAIVHGAAHILENRVVVADPSPERRALFPHAVDTADQAIRWLTERETPHAPGQILLAVKPQMLPAVALDMRPALDDGSWGERIVISILAGTRAVRVAAAFDGAARVIRVMPNTPAQIGRGMSALCISRSATQADAALARDIFTAVGRVIELDEDHFDAFTAVAGSGPAYVFLLAQALLRGALEAGLTEHHALLAVRETIAGAGLLLASSDDAPADLRARVTSRGGTTAAALDVLEQAGVADALVRAVLAARDRGQALDRASSGTTLA from the coding sequence ATGCACACCTACCTCGCCATCATCGGTGGCGGCACAATGGCCCAGGCTATCGTACACGGCGCCGCACACATCCTCGAAAACCGCGTCGTCGTCGCCGACCCTTCGCCCGAACGCCGCGCACTCTTCCCTCACGCCGTCGATACCGCCGACCAGGCCATCCGCTGGCTCACCGAGCGCGAAACACCCCACGCACCCGGACAAATCCTCCTCGCCGTCAAGCCACAGATGCTCCCCGCAGTCGCCCTCGACATGCGCCCCGCACTCGACGACGGCTCATGGGGCGAGCGCATCGTCATCAGCATCCTCGCAGGCACACGCGCTGTCCGCGTCGCCGCCGCATTCGATGGCGCCGCCCGCGTCATCCGCGTCATGCCCAATACTCCCGCACAGATCGGCCGAGGCATGAGCGCCCTGTGCATCTCCAGATCCGCAACACAAGCCGACGCGGCACTCGCACGCGACATCTTCACCGCCGTCGGCCGCGTCATCGAACTCGACGAAGATCACTTCGACGCCTTCACCGCCGTCGCCGGCAGCGGCCCAGCATACGTCTTCCTCCTCGCCCAGGCCCTCCTCCGCGGCGCACTCGAAGCAGGCCTCACCGAGCACCACGCCCTCCTTGCCGTACGCGAAACCATCGCCGGCGCAGGCCTCCTCCTCGCTTCATCCGACGATGCGCCCGCCGACCTCCGCGCCCGCGTCACCAGCCGAGGCGGCACCACCGCCGCAGCACTCGATGTCCTCGAACAAGCCGGAGTCGCCGACGCCCTCGTCCGCGCCGTCCTCGCCGCCCGCGACCGAGGCCAAGCCCTCGACCGCGCCAGCAGCGGCACAACCCTCGCATAA
- a CDS encoding acetyl-CoA carboxylase carboxyltransferase subunit alpha has product MPAFYQLDFEKPLRDLEQRIERAGAPSAEIPALGGVTLEAAAALESVEVLRAEHARLLAELYARLSPWDTVRVARHPNRPQTRDYIARMCRDFVELHGDRRYGDDPALVTGFGRIGSQKCLIVGHQKGKTTQDKIACHFGCAHPEGYRKALAKMQLAEKFGVPIVTLVDTPGAYPGIGAEQRGQAEAIAVNMREMSRLRTPIVSIIIGEGGSGGALGIAVADQVAMLAHSWYSVISPEGCAAILWKQANETTNSAAAVALKLTARDNLELGIIDTIIPEPLGAAHRDPDAAAAGLQGWIEETLGRLREVDVDTLVQRRYERFRRMGQYEQISTEGGA; this is encoded by the coding sequence ATGCCTGCGTTTTATCAATTGGATTTTGAGAAGCCTCTGCGCGATCTGGAACAGCGCATCGAGCGTGCTGGCGCACCGTCGGCGGAGATCCCTGCGCTGGGGGGCGTGACGCTGGAGGCTGCGGCGGCGCTGGAGAGCGTGGAGGTGCTTCGTGCTGAGCATGCGCGGCTGCTGGCGGAGCTGTATGCGAGGCTGAGCCCGTGGGACACGGTGCGTGTGGCGCGGCATCCGAATCGGCCGCAGACGCGGGATTACATTGCGCGCATGTGCCGGGATTTTGTGGAGTTGCATGGGGATCGCCGGTATGGGGATGATCCGGCGTTGGTGACGGGGTTTGGGCGTATCGGGAGTCAGAAGTGCCTGATTGTGGGGCATCAGAAGGGGAAGACGACGCAGGACAAGATTGCGTGTCACTTTGGGTGTGCGCACCCTGAGGGGTATAGGAAGGCGCTTGCGAAGATGCAGTTGGCGGAGAAGTTCGGGGTGCCGATTGTGACGCTGGTTGATACGCCTGGGGCGTATCCGGGGATTGGGGCTGAGCAGCGTGGGCAGGCGGAGGCGATTGCGGTGAACATGCGCGAGATGAGCCGTCTGCGGACGCCGATCGTGAGCATCATCATCGGGGAAGGTGGGTCGGGTGGGGCGCTGGGGATTGCGGTTGCGGATCAGGTTGCGATGCTTGCGCATTCGTGGTATTCGGTGATCAGCCCTGAGGGGTGTGCTGCGATTCTGTGGAAGCAGGCGAATGAGACGACGAATTCGGCTGCTGCGGTTGCGCTGAAACTGACGGCCAGGGACAATCTGGAGCTCGGGATCATCGACACGATCATCCCTGAGCCTCTTGGGGCGGCGCACCGGGACCCGGACGCGGCGGCTGCGGGGTTGCAGGGGTGGATCGAGGAGACGTTGGGGCGGCTGCGCGAGGTGGATGTGGACACGCTGGTGCAGAGGCGGTACGAGCGGTTCAGGCGGATGGGGCAGTACGAACAGATCTCGACTGAGGGTGGGGCGTGA
- a CDS encoding DUF1080 domain-containing protein, with the protein MMLKCGLLAGLVSALMGSMALAQGVGYTDTPKLPGQEWRVHDKDRPNPPVVDAGPGLKEAMPVPADATVLFDGTSLSAWRHGDGKDAAWSLVDGGAMEVKRGTGDIQTREHFGDVQLHIEWMTPTVIEGESQGRANSGVFFFGRYEVQILDSWENVTYADGQAGSLYGQYPPMVNASRKPGEWQTFDIVFIAPRFDEDGSVKSPAYVTVFHNGVLVHHHREMVGATAHRAVGTYSAHGEKGPIKLQDHGNPVRFRNVWVRELDSSR; encoded by the coding sequence GTGATGTTGAAGTGCGGCTTGCTCGCGGGGTTGGTTTCGGCGTTGATGGGTTCGATGGCATTGGCGCAGGGGGTTGGGTATACGGATACGCCGAAGTTGCCTGGGCAGGAGTGGCGCGTGCATGACAAGGACCGGCCGAACCCGCCGGTGGTGGATGCGGGGCCGGGGCTGAAGGAGGCGATGCCGGTGCCGGCGGATGCGACGGTGCTGTTTGACGGGACGAGCCTGAGCGCGTGGCGGCATGGGGATGGGAAGGATGCGGCGTGGTCGCTGGTTGATGGCGGGGCGATGGAAGTCAAACGCGGGACGGGCGACATCCAGACGCGCGAGCATTTCGGGGATGTGCAGCTGCATATCGAGTGGATGACGCCGACGGTGATTGAGGGCGAGAGCCAGGGGCGTGCGAACTCGGGGGTGTTTTTCTTTGGGCGCTACGAGGTGCAGATTCTGGATTCGTGGGAGAATGTGACGTATGCCGATGGGCAGGCGGGGTCGCTGTATGGGCAGTATCCGCCGATGGTGAATGCGAGCCGCAAGCCGGGCGAGTGGCAGACGTTTGATATTGTGTTCATCGCGCCGCGGTTTGATGAGGATGGGTCGGTGAAGAGCCCGGCGTATGTGACGGTGTTTCACAACGGGGTGCTGGTGCATCACCATCGAGAGATGGTCGGGGCGACGGCGCACCGGGCTGTGGGGACGTATTCGGCGCACGGGGAGAAGGGGCCGATCAAGTTGCAGGACCACGGGAATCCGGTGAGGTTCAGGAATGTGTGGGTGAGGGAGCTTGATTCATCGCGCTGA
- a CDS encoding adenosylcobalamin-dependent ribonucleoside-diphosphate reductase has translation MKIDRKFTVQSQDPFSAVEWTTRSSRITNPDGSVVFEMPDAEVPKSWSQLATDIMVSKYFRKAGVPQDGGPNGIASPGFTGPAGELGPEKSAKQVIHRLAGCWRHWGETHNYFDTAEDAQAFYDELVYMLVHQICAPNSPQWFNTGLNWAYGISGPAQGHYYCDPATGEVLESEDAYSHPQPHACFIQSIDDDLVNPGGIMDLWTREARLFKYGSGTGTNFSHLRAEGEPLSGGGKSSGLMSWLKIGDRAAAAVKSGGTTRRAAKMVCLDMDHPDILTFINWKVREEIKVAAMVEGMKRIAGERASINDPETLGETASRLGLRLDYDFNGEAYSTVSGQNSNNSIRIPDAFFEAVDAGDDWNTYWRTTGEVARTFKARELWDQIGYAAWRCADPGVQFDSTINAWHTCPSGGRINASNPCSEYMFLDDTACNLASLNVLKFYDPAARKFNTALFEHAVDIWTVVLEISVLMAAFPSREIAELSYKYRTLGLGYANLGAMLMQAGIAYDSDEARAVCATLSAILTGRSYRMSAMMARELGAFPGFDADRDNMLRVIRNHRLAAHGTPRSSTAYADLKIRPVPIDHALMRSGRVRVANADELLAHATRAWDDALTAGMDFGYRNAQTTVIAPTGTIGLLMDCDTTGVEPDFALVKFKKLAGGGYFKIVNESLKPALRSLGYNADQVREIVTHILGTLDLSVPMPTSVVGVQAGQTFAQWLIGRGFDPEDLEKIQSQIPGVFELSFAFAPWALSDQTLARIGIDPNEARCAPGFNVLRELGLNNAAINQLNTLVCGTQTIEGAPHIRDEHLPIFDCANKCGKLGQRFIAPEGHIRMMSAAQPFISGAISKTINLPHEASVADITSAYRLSWELGLKANALYRDQCKLSQPLSSKSDVDVEDEVDELGESEAREEVADLVGAIAASDPQQAAVIVERIVHRPMRRRLSDTRRSLTHKFNIAGHEGYLTVGLYEDNMPGELFITMAKEGSTIGGLMDSLGTATSVALQYGVPLESLVRKFTHQRFEPAGMTTNRDIPFARSLVDYIFRWLGMEFIPGFREANAPQRDTSDNHDNTVTLGSRAVSRTGADHTKGESRWQADDNAPRPLRHTPDQAPTPASASATSSLHYEREKIDVVRATATKVSTLSIAMESLEASGDAPPCDVCGEITLRSGTCYKCMNCGNSMGCS, from the coding sequence ATGAAAATCGACCGTAAATTTACCGTTCAAAGCCAAGATCCGTTCTCCGCCGTCGAGTGGACAACGCGCTCTAGCCGCATTACAAATCCCGACGGCTCCGTCGTCTTCGAAATGCCCGATGCCGAAGTCCCCAAGTCGTGGTCGCAACTCGCCACCGACATCATGGTTTCCAAGTACTTCCGCAAAGCCGGCGTCCCTCAGGACGGCGGCCCCAACGGCATCGCATCCCCCGGCTTCACCGGCCCCGCCGGCGAACTCGGCCCCGAGAAATCCGCCAAGCAGGTCATCCACCGCCTCGCTGGCTGCTGGCGTCATTGGGGCGAAACTCATAATTACTTCGACACCGCCGAAGACGCCCAGGCCTTCTACGACGAACTCGTCTACATGCTCGTTCACCAGATCTGCGCGCCCAACAGCCCGCAGTGGTTCAACACCGGCCTCAACTGGGCCTACGGCATCTCCGGCCCCGCACAAGGCCACTACTACTGCGACCCCGCCACCGGCGAGGTTCTCGAATCCGAAGACGCCTATTCGCACCCCCAGCCGCACGCCTGCTTCATCCAGTCCATCGATGACGACCTCGTCAACCCCGGCGGCATCATGGACCTCTGGACCCGCGAAGCACGCCTCTTCAAATACGGCTCGGGCACCGGCACCAACTTCAGCCACCTCCGCGCCGAAGGCGAACCCCTCTCCGGCGGCGGCAAAAGCAGCGGGCTCATGTCATGGCTCAAAATCGGCGACCGCGCCGCAGCCGCGGTCAAAAGCGGCGGCACCACCCGCCGCGCCGCCAAAATGGTCTGCCTCGACATGGACCACCCCGACATCCTCACCTTCATCAACTGGAAGGTCCGCGAAGAAATTAAAGTCGCCGCCATGGTCGAAGGCATGAAGCGCATCGCCGGCGAGCGCGCCTCGATCAACGACCCCGAAACCCTCGGCGAAACCGCATCCCGCCTCGGCCTTCGCCTCGACTACGACTTCAACGGCGAGGCGTACTCAACCGTCAGCGGCCAGAACTCCAACAACTCCATCCGCATCCCCGACGCCTTCTTCGAAGCCGTTGACGCCGGCGACGACTGGAACACCTACTGGCGCACCACCGGCGAGGTTGCCCGCACATTCAAAGCCCGCGAACTCTGGGACCAGATCGGCTACGCCGCATGGCGCTGCGCCGACCCCGGCGTCCAGTTCGACTCCACCATCAACGCCTGGCACACCTGCCCCAGCGGCGGGCGGATCAATGCAAGTAACCCGTGCTCCGAATATATGTTCCTCGATGACACCGCATGCAATCTTGCATCGCTCAATGTTCTTAAGTTCTACGACCCCGCCGCGCGGAAATTCAACACCGCCCTCTTCGAGCATGCCGTCGATATCTGGACTGTCGTTCTCGAAATCAGCGTCCTCATGGCCGCTTTCCCGAGCCGCGAAATCGCCGAACTCAGTTATAAGTATCGCACCCTCGGCCTCGGATACGCCAATCTTGGTGCCATGCTCATGCAGGCCGGTATTGCCTACGACTCCGATGAGGCTCGCGCTGTCTGCGCCACCCTTTCGGCCATCCTCACAGGCCGCAGTTACCGCATGTCCGCAATGATGGCCCGCGAACTCGGCGCATTCCCCGGCTTCGACGCCGACCGCGACAACATGCTCCGCGTCATCCGCAATCACCGCCTCGCCGCTCACGGCACGCCCCGCTCATCCACCGCATACGCCGACCTCAAGATCCGCCCCGTCCCCATCGATCACGCACTCATGCGCAGCGGCCGTGTCCGCGTCGCCAACGCCGACGAACTCCTCGCACACGCCACCCGCGCATGGGACGACGCGCTCACCGCAGGTATGGACTTCGGCTACCGCAACGCACAAACCACCGTCATCGCCCCGACCGGCACCATCGGCCTGCTCATGGACTGCGACACCACCGGCGTCGAGCCCGACTTCGCACTCGTCAAATTCAAAAAACTCGCCGGCGGCGGATACTTCAAAATCGTCAACGAATCCCTCAAACCCGCCCTCCGCTCGCTCGGATACAACGCCGATCAGGTCCGCGAGATTGTCACTCACATCCTCGGCACGCTCGACCTCTCCGTCCCCATGCCCACATCAGTGGTGGGGGTCCAGGCTGGCCAAACCTTCGCACAATGGCTCATCGGCCGAGGCTTCGACCCCGAAGACCTCGAAAAAATCCAGTCACAAATCCCCGGCGTCTTCGAACTCTCCTTCGCCTTCGCCCCCTGGGCACTCTCCGACCAAACCCTCGCCCGCATCGGCATCGACCCCAACGAAGCCCGCTGCGCGCCCGGTTTCAACGTTCTTCGCGAACTCGGGCTCAACAACGCCGCCATCAACCAGCTCAACACGCTCGTCTGCGGCACGCAAACCATCGAAGGTGCCCCACACATCCGCGACGAGCATCTCCCCATCTTCGACTGCGCCAATAAATGCGGCAAACTCGGCCAACGCTTCATCGCTCCCGAAGGCCACATCCGCATGATGTCCGCCGCTCAACCTTTCATCTCTGGCGCGATCAGCAAAACCATCAACCTCCCCCACGAAGCCAGCGTCGCCGACATCACCAGCGCCTACCGCCTCAGTTGGGAACTCGGCCTCAAGGCCAACGCCCTCTACCGCGATCAGTGCAAACTCAGCCAGCCCCTCAGCTCAAAGAGCGACGTCGATGTCGAGGATGAAGTTGACGAACTGGGGGAGTCCGAAGCCCGCGAGGAAGTCGCCGATCTTGTTGGGGCCATTGCGGCGAGTGATCCGCAGCAAGCCGCCGTCATCGTCGAACGCATCGTCCACCGCCCCATGCGTCGCCGCCTCAGCGACACCCGCCGCTCACTCACTCACAAGTTCAACATCGCCGGCCACGAAGGCTACCTCACCGTCGGCCTCTACGAAGACAACATGCCCGGTGAACTCTTCATCACCATGGCAAAAGAAGGCTCAACCATCGGCGGGCTCATGGACTCGCTTGGCACCGCCACCAGTGTCGCCCTCCAGTATGGCGTCCCGCTCGAAAGCCTCGTCCGCAAATTCACCCATCAGCGCTTCGAGCCCGCGGGCATGACCACCAACCGCGACATTCCGTTCGCGCGAAGCCTCGTCGATTACATCTTCCGCTGGCTCGGCATGGAGTTCATCCCCGGCTTCCGCGAAGCCAACGCCCCACAGCGCGACACCTCAGACAACCACGACAACACCGTGACGCTCGGTTCGCGCGCCGTTTCGCGCACCGGTGCCGATCACACCAAGGGAGAATCACGTTGGCAAGCCGACGACAACGCACCGCGCCCGCTGCGCCACACCCCAGACCAGGCTCCGACGCCCGCATCCGCCAGCGCCACATCGAGCCTCCACTACGAAAGGGAGAAGATCGACGTCGTCCGCGCGACCGCTACGAAAGTCTCAACCCTTTCGATCGCCATGGAATCTCTCGAAGCCTCGGGCGACGCCCCGCCCTGCGATGTCTGCGGCGAGATCACGCTCCGCAGCGGCACCTGCTACAAATGCATGAACTGCGGCAACTCCATGGGATGCAGCTGA
- a CDS encoding signal peptidase II yields MSVEREQDVKDETRVREMVPAGRSVRAWAVLAVVVVAGLVIDLASKNLAFERVAAFPVVVDRQAVLSTDRLDMLIPVHEPVVVVPSVLEFTLVLNPGAVFGVGAGKRWFFVAFTVLALGFAMWIFSCWTRERDRLAHVSIGLIVAGGLGNLYDRLVYACVRDFIHPLPGHSLPFGISWPGGNRDLWPYVSNVADLYLIVGIVVLLVLNWKKG; encoded by the coding sequence GTGAGCGTTGAACGTGAACAAGATGTGAAGGATGAGACGCGGGTGCGCGAAATGGTGCCTGCTGGGCGGAGTGTGCGCGCTTGGGCGGTGCTTGCGGTGGTTGTGGTTGCGGGCCTGGTGATTGATCTAGCGAGCAAGAATCTGGCTTTTGAGCGTGTTGCGGCGTTCCCGGTGGTGGTTGACAGGCAGGCGGTGTTGTCGACGGATCGGCTGGACATGCTGATTCCGGTGCATGAGCCGGTGGTGGTGGTGCCTTCGGTGCTTGAGTTCACGCTGGTGCTCAATCCGGGCGCGGTGTTTGGCGTGGGCGCGGGGAAGCGGTGGTTTTTTGTGGCGTTCACGGTGTTGGCGCTGGGTTTTGCGATGTGGATCTTCAGTTGCTGGACGCGAGAGCGGGACCGGCTGGCGCATGTTTCGATCGGGCTGATCGTTGCTGGCGGGCTGGGGAATCTGTATGACCGGCTGGTGTATGCGTGCGTGCGGGACTTCATTCATCCGCTGCCGGGGCACAGCCTGCCGTTTGGGATTTCGTGGCCTGGTGGGAACCGGGATCTGTGGCCTTATGTGTCGAATGTGGCGGATCTGTATCTGATCGTGGGGATTGTGGTGCTGCTGGTGCTGAACTGGAAGAAGGGTTGA
- a CDS encoding dCTP deaminase encodes MAVLCDTQIRELIGIEPFEDARKRPGSISYGVSSYGYDVRVGTRFKIFTPTPRGGGIAVVDPKKFDDRFMVDVDVQEADGQDGHPLDHVIIPPNSFALCETVETFTIPRDVLVLCVGKSTYARCGLIVNVTPLEPEWRGKITIEISNTTPLPAKVYANEGIAQLVFLKADRVCAVSYADKKGKYQDQDGLTLPKVD; translated from the coding sequence ATGGCTGTCTTATGCGACACACAGATCCGCGAACTCATCGGCATCGAGCCGTTCGAGGACGCCAGAAAACGCCCAGGATCAATCTCCTACGGCGTCTCCAGCTACGGCTACGACGTCCGCGTCGGAACCCGTTTCAAAATCTTTACCCCAACGCCCCGAGGAGGGGGCATCGCTGTCGTCGATCCTAAAAAATTCGACGACCGCTTCATGGTCGATGTGGATGTGCAGGAGGCTGATGGCCAGGACGGCCATCCCCTCGACCACGTCATCATCCCCCCAAACTCCTTCGCCCTCTGCGAAACCGTCGAAACCTTCACCATCCCGCGCGACGTCCTCGTCCTCTGCGTCGGCAAAAGCACCTACGCCCGCTGCGGCCTCATCGTCAACGTCACGCCACTCGAACCCGAATGGCGCGGCAAGATCACCATCGAAATCAGCAACACAACCCCACTCCCGGCCAAGGTCTACGCCAACGAAGGCATCGCCCAATTGGTCTTCCTCAAAGCCGACCGAGTGTGTGCCGTCAGTTACGCAGATAAGAAAGGTAAGTACCAGGACCAGGACGGTCTGACATTGCCGAAGGTGGATTAA